From Aedes albopictus strain Foshan chromosome 1, AalbF5, whole genome shotgun sequence, one genomic window encodes:
- the LOC109412472 gene encoding uncharacterized protein LOC109412472 codes for MSDPGMDAAKKTKGKQQKSPPSIRSVNKEPPKDPSKQTQNKASKSDIVASSTSKPLNPPKSDPQATISAEKSCALCENPVNERMVQCNTCDVWHHFSCVGVSEDIKGYNWTCLKCDTAKAAKGAIPRKMTTRAAAAKGTKKANRKEGQIDGVNEQTKEADELAGAVGGPAPSLKASRAGSVVSAASRKSAKARLDVELQQIKAEEELMREEMQRKRELAKKKFEVLKEMADLEGSGESAVDQPNVVNKVEHWLKRHSEIREKDKQSYKEARDYDSEDCVETEVSSEISASGSESDSDEETSTDSGADRDGRADGAQSVGELVGRRHLRPKMTSTRKVPKGGSSNRSGTERQQSLRSDRKLSKDELAARQVVPRELPKFSGNPEEWPMFVSTYEDTSAMCGYTDAENMIRLRNCLKGDAFNAVRSFLMRPETVGRAISALKLRFGRPETIIDYLKEKIIAMPIIKPDAMDKLVDFALEVQNLCATIEACGEKQYMCDTTLLKEFEKKLPPQIRLDWARYKRKLRKVKLSTFSRWIYNLAEDVNVVFEPQYRGSKTQEFRAVRKEKYVNTHAEVPVKERSQPARTTQQSAIVGSGDNKPCPACKGDCKCLAKCKRFLELSYESKWATVRGFNFCRKCLRQHKGGCNSGECGKNGCTFKHHVLLHKDFAAPATISKDTSNVGGSPKQNEERNVNTHRSDTGPGSFRYLPVTLFGDGVQVSCHAFLDDGSELTLIDQQLAEDLKLFGTVLPLCLKWTGGTHRYESDSQSINVEICGKDGKRTLLQDVRTVEELQLPYQSLDMDQLSERHGYLRGLPVDSYCNVRPRILIGLKHANLMLVRRSREGKMGEPIAVKTNLGWTVYGGWASQDSSSTASHTYHICSCNEPGLTHLNQMVKDYFSMDSLVVQPSHAGRLSKDDERAMALLESRTHFNGERYEAGLLWRSDKIRLPDNKAVAVRRWRCLEKRMEKDTELASILHEKIAEYRSKNYIRKLTSEELSTKYERVWYLPIFPVYNPNKPGKVRIVWDAAAEAYGISLNSVLLTGPDQLASLVGILYQFREHRIGVCADIREMFHQVDINPEDQQCQRFLWRDRDEHGDPSIYVMQVMTFGASCSPATAQFVKNKNAERFEEEYPTAVAVIKKRHYVDDMVFSVETEQEAVELAESVRFIHMEGGFEIRNWVSNSPLVLSTMNGEESTEKDLNISAEVASQKILGMWWHTKDDVFKYKICWTRFDSALLDGSRCPTKREILRTLMTIYDPLGLIDHFLVLLKILLQEVWRASVDWDERIPDNLLEKWRDWLQLLPEVEKLRIPRCYRQVVSSLDAAFIEVHVFVDASESAMAAAVFLRLVEGNQVECSLIAAKTRVAPLKYTSIPRLELQAAVYGCRLAKNVIGNLTVNISKCTYWTDSRNVLCWLKADHKRYSAFVGSRVSEIQESTDVREWRWVPTRSNVADDGTRWRDRLDLSASSRWFKGPEFLMQAEEDWPTLPQKLLSTEEEMRPSVLLHFKVPEPAIDVGRFSSWRRLLAVTGYVLRFCLNLQRRRSQHPLRTGPLSSEELREAEEHHYRQAQRDVYQDEVAALETKESTIKRIPKTSPLYKLSPFVDESGVMRMKGRTTVCAYLHSDAKNPVILPPKHPVTSLILVHYHEKFLHRNYEIVVNEVRQKYSIFRLRQALAAIRRNCQWCKNRDVLPQPPEMADLPAARLSAYTRPFAHVGVDYFGPIEVTVGRRVEKRWGVLLTCLTVRAVHIEVAHSLTTSSCIMALRNFTARRGTPVSFYSDRGTNFVGANRELQEAMEAVNQNQVMREFVTSSTAWQFNPPAAPHMGGSWERLIQSVKRNLVEVLHARRPTDEELRNALTEIEGVLNARPLTHVPIDDEAAPALTPNHFLLGSSDGSKPLSLIDADTAALRRGHPTSQWLANLFWKRWVRDYLPDITRRTKWHEQAKPLQVGDVVVIVDPEHPRSCWPKGRVIGVTSSGRQTRKATVQTLHGIYERPTVKLAVLDVRREME; via the coding sequence ATGTCGGATCCAGGTATGGATGCTGCAAAGAAGACCAAAGGTAAGCAGCAGAAGTCTCCTCCTAGTATAAGGTCAGTAAATAAAGAACCCCCCAAAGACCCGTCTAAACAGACCCAGAACAAAGCCTCAAAAAGCGACATCGTCGCCAGTTCGACCTCTAAACCTCTAAATCCCCCTAAATCAGACCCTCAAGCCACCATTTCGGCTGAAAAGAGTTGTGCGTTATGCGAAAACCCGGTCAATGAGCGTATGGTGCAATGCAATACATGTGACGTGTGGCATCATTTCTCGTGCGTGGGTGTTTCCGAGGATATCAAGGGCTACAATTGGACCTGCTTGAAATGCGATACCGCGAAGGCAGCCAAAGGTGCGATTCCACGGAAGATGACGAcgcgagctgcagctgcaaaaggTACAAAGAAGGCGAATCGGAAGGAGGGGCAGATAGATGGAGTGAACGAGCAGACGAAAGAGGCCGATGAGCTAGCCGGTGCAGTCGGAGGGCCAGCTCCAAGCTTGAAAGCGAGCCGGGCCGGTTCCGTAGTTTCAGCAGCATCACGAAAGTCGGCAAAAGCTCGTTTGGACGTGGAACTGCAGCAGATCAAAGCTGAGGAGGAGTTGATGCGAGAAGAAATGCAACGGAAGCGAGAATTGGCGAAGAAGAAGTTCGAGGTCCTGAAGGAGATGGCTGATCTGGAAGGTAGTGGCGAATCCGCTGTTGATCAGCCGAATGTCGTCAATAAAGTTGAGCACTGGTTGAAGCGTCACAGCGAGATCCGTGAAAAGGACAAGCAGTCGTACAAGGAAGCCAGAGATTATGATTCTGAAGACTGCGTGGAAACCGAGGTTTCGAGCGAAATTTCAGCGTCTGGTAGCGAATCAGATAGTGACGAAGAGACGTCGACGGACAGCGGAGCGGATCGAGATGGTAGAGCAGATGGAGCGCAATCCGTCGGAGAGCTCGTAGGGCGAAGGCATCTCAGGCCTAAAATGACCTCGACCAGGAAGGTcccgaaaggtggaagtagcaaccGATCTGGAACGGAGCGACAACAATCATTGCGGAGCGACAGGAAGCTTTCGAAGGATGAACTAGCAGCCCGTCAAGTTGTTCCTCGCGAACTGCCGAAGTTTAGCGGTAATCCGGAGGAATGGCCGATGTTTGTGTCAACATACGAAGATACTTCAGCCATGTGTGGATACACGGACGCCGAAAACATGATTCGCCTCAGGAACTGTTTGAAGGGAGATGCGTTCAACGCTGTCCGAAGTTTTTTGATGCGGCCTGAAACCGTGGGAAGAGCGATCAGTGCGTTGAAGCTGCGGTTTGGCAGACCGGAGACGATTATCGACTACTTAAAGGAGAAAATAATAGCAATGCCGATCATCAAGCCGGACGCGATGGACAAGCTGGTCGACTTTGCGCTGGAAGTTCAAAACCTCTGTGCTACGATAGAAGCTTGCGGAGAGAAGCAGTACATGTGTGATACGACgttgctgaaggaattcgagaagaagttGCCACCGCAAATTAGACTGGACTGGGCCCGATACAAGAGGAAGTTGCGGAAAGTGAAGCTGTCCACGTTTAGCCGGTGGATATACAACCTAGCAGAGGACGTGAACGTGGTTTTCGAGCCGCAGTACCGTGGAAGCAAGACGCAGGAGTTCAGAGCAGTTCGTAAGGAGAAATACGTTAACACTCACGCAGAAGTTCCAGTCAAGGAAAGAAGTCAGCCAGCTCGGACAACGCAGCAGTCAGCAATCGTAGGAAGCGGAGATAACAAACCCTGTCCGGCCTGCAAAGGTGATTGCAAATGTCTGGCGAAATGCAAGAGGTTCTTGGAGTTGTCTTATGAGTCGAAATGGGCAACTGTTCGTGGTTTCAATTTCTGCCGCAAGTGTCTTCGGCAGCACAAAGGTGGCTGTAATTCTGGAGAATGTGGGAAGAACGGTTGCACCTTCAAGCATCATGTATTGCTTCACAAGGATTTCGCTGCACCCGCTACAATTAGCAAAGACACGTCCAACGTAGGCGGATCTCCAAAGCAGAATGAAGAACGCAATGTCAACACGCATCGATCGGATACGGGTCCAGGTTCGTTTCGCTATTTGCCGGTGACTCTGTTTGGCGATGGAGTACAAGTCAGCTGTCACGCCTTCTTAGACGACGGATCGGAGTTAACTCTCATCGATCAGCAGCTTGCGGAGgacctgaagctctttggaacggTTCTTCCCCTCTGCCTGAAATGGACGGGAGGTACCCATCGCTACGAATCTGACTCACAGAGTATCAACGTCGAAATATGCGGAAAGGATGGAAAGCGGACGTTATTGCAGGACGTGAGGACTGTCGAAGAGCTGCAACTGCCGTACCAGTCACTAGATATGGACCAACTCTCGGAGCGGCACGGCTACCTGCGTGGTCTGCCCGTGGACTCGTATTGTAACGTTCGTCCACGAATACTGATTGGATTGAAGCATGCCAACCTAATGCTGGTGCGAAGGAGTCGTGAAGGCAAGATGGGTGAGCCAATCGCCGTCAAAACCAATCTTGGCTGGACTGTATACGGTGGCTGGGCATCGCAAGACTCTTCGAGTACAGCCAGTCATACGTACCACATCTGCTCCTGCAACGAACCAGGCCTGACGCATCTGAATCAGATGGTGAAAGATTACTTCTCCATGGATAGTTTGGTAGTTCAACCGAGTCACGCTGGACGGCTTTCTAAAGACGATGAACGCGCCATGGCTCTTCTGGAATCTCGCACTCACTTCAACGGAGAACGTTACGAAGCCGGCCTGTTATGGCGGTCCGACAAAATCCGTCTGCCGGACAACAAAGCAGTTGCAGTTCGTCGTTGGAGATGCTTGGAAAAACGCATGGAGAAGGACACGGAGTTAGCGAGCATCCTGCATGAAAAGATTGCGGAATACAGATCGAAAAACTACATCCGCAAGCTAACGTCGGAGGAGCTGTCAACAAAATACGAGCGGGTATGGTACTTGCCCATTTTTCCGGTGTACAATCCGAATAAGCCAGGCAAGGTCCGGATTGTGTGGGACGCTGCCGCCGAAGCATACGGGATATCACTGAATTCGGTGCTCCTCACTGGCCCAGACCAGTTAGCGTCTCTTGTGGGCATCCTGTACCAATTCCGTGAGCATCGAATAGGCGTTTGTGCCGACATCCGTGAGATGTTCCATCAGGTCGACATCAATCCTGAGGACCAGCAATGTCAGCGTTTTCTTTGGCGTGACCGCGACGAACACGGTGATCCAAGCATCTACGTCATGCAGGTAATGACATTCGGGGCGAGCTGTTCTCCTGCCACAGCCCAGTTTGTGAAGAACAAGAACGCCGAAAGATTCGAAGAAGAATATCCAACAGCGGTAGCGGTCATCAAAAAACGACACTACGTGGATGACATGGTTTTCAGCGTTGAAACGGAGCAAGAAGCAGTTGAACTGGCGGAGTCGGTGCGTTTCATTCACATGGAGGGTGGATTTGAAATCCGCAATTGGGTTTCCAATTCTCCGTTGGTGCTTTCCACTATGAATGGAGAAGAGTCAACGGAAAAGGACCTGAACATATCTGCGGAGGTGGCGAGTCAAAAAATCCTCGGAATGTGGTGGCATACGAAAGACGACGTGTTCAAATACAAAATATGCTGGACCAGATTTGATTCGGCGCTGCTTGATGGAAGTCGTTGCCCTACTAAACGGGAGATCCTTCGGACGCTGATGACCATATACGACCCTCTAGGTCTCATCGACCACTTTCTAGTGTTGCTGAAAATCTTGCTACAGGAAGTTTGGCGTGCTAGTGTTGACTGGGACGAACGAATTCCCGACAACCTGCTCGAGAAGTGGCGTGACTGGCTTCAATTGCTACCCGAGGTAGAGAAATTACGGATTCCTAGGTGTTACCGGCAAGTTGTTTCATCCCTGGACGCAGCTTTCATCGAAGTTCACGTATTCGTTGACGCAAGCGAAAGTGCAATGGCAGCGGCAGTGTTCTTGCGACTCGTAGAAGGGAATCAAGTGGAATGTTCGCTGATTGCTGCAAAGACTCGCGTAGCACCCCTGAAGTACACCTCCATTCCACGGTTAGAACTACAGGCTGCAGTCTACGGGTGTAGATTGGCGAAGAACGTTATAGGAAATCTGACGGTGAACATCTCCAAGTGTACCTACTGGACTGACTCCCGAAACGTTCTGTGTTGGTTAAAAGCCGATCATAAACGTTACAGTGCTTTCGTCGGGTCAAGGGTAAGCGAAATACAAGAATCGACAGACGTCCGCGAGTGGAGATGGGTTCCGACTCGTTCTAACGTTGCTGATGATGGAACAAGATGGCGAGATCGACTCGACTTGTCAGCGAGTAGCAGGTGGTTCAAAGGACCAGAATTCTTGATGCAAGCGGAAGAAGACTGGCCAACACTTCCACAAAAGTTGCTTTCCACTGAGGAAGAAATGCGACCCAGCGTGTTGCTTCACTTCAAAGTTCCCGAACCTGCGATAGATGTGGGAAGATTTTCGAGTTGGCGGCGATTGCTAGCGGTAACTGGATACGTCCTTCGATTCTGCTTGAACCTTCAACGTCGTCGTAGTCAGCATCCACTCAGAACTGGACCGTTATCAAGCGAAGAACTTCGGGAAGCGGAAGAACACCATTACCGGCAAGCGCAACGAGATGTGTACCAGGACGAAGTCGCAGCGCTGGAGACGAAAGAATCCACTATCAAACGTATTCCAAAGACGAGTCCACTTTACAAGTTGAGCCCGTTCGTTGACGAATCCGGTGTAATGAGGATGAAAGGGAGAACCACTGTGTGCGCGTATTTGCACAGTGACGCCAAGAATCCTGTTATTCTACCTCCAAAGCATCCAGTAACATCATTAATATTAGTCCATTAccacgaaaagtttttgcaccgcAACTACGAAATAGTAGTCAACGAAGTCCGCCAGAAGTACAGCATCTTCCGCCTGAGACAAGCCCTTGCTGCGATACGTAGAAACTGCCAGTGGTGCAAAAACCGTGACGTTCTTCCTCAACCGCCGGAAATGGCAGATCTTCCTGCGGCCCGACTGTCTGCGTACACAAGGCCATTCGCACACGTAGGGGTGGATTATTTTGGCCCAATTGAGGTAACGGTAGGTCGAAGGGTCGAGAAAAGATGGGGGGTTCTACTGACTTGTTTAACGGTAAGGGCCGTTCATATTGAGGTAGCGCACTCTCTGACAACTAGTTCCTGCATAATGGCATTGAGGAATTTCACGGCACGTAGAGGTACACCGGTCAGCTTTTACAGCGACAGGGGTACCAATTTTGTGGGCGCAAACCGGGAGCTTCAGGAAGCCATGGAAGCGGTCAACCAGAACCAGGTGATGCGTGAGTTTGTCACCTCATCTACTGCTTGGCAGTTCAACCCACCGGCGGCACCCCACATGGGCGGCAGTTGGGAGAGGCTCATCCAATCGGTCAAGCGAAACCTGGTGGAAGTTCTACATGCGCGTCGGCCAACTGATGAGGAGCTACGCAATGCGTTGACGGAAATAGAAGGTGTGCTGAATGCACGCCCTCTGACTCACGTGCCCATTGATGACGAAGCGGCACCAGCGTTAACCCCCAACCACTTCCTGTTGGGTTCATCCGACGGTTCCAAACCGTTGTCCCTGATTGATGCGGATACTGCGGCACTACGGCGAGGTCATCCGACCTCCCAATGGTTGGCGAATCTCTTTTGGAAGCGATGGGTTAGGGACTACCTACCCGACATAACACGTCGTACAAAATGGCACGAGCAGGCGAAACCTCTCCAAGTGGGTGACGTTGTAGTCATTGTGGATCCAGAGCACCCGAGAAGCTGTTGGCCTAAGGGACGAGTCATTGGAGTAACCAGCAGTGGAAGACAAACTCGTAAGGCCACTGTGCAAACATTGCATGGAATATATGAGAGACCAACCGTGAAGCTGGCGGTGTTAGATGTTCGGCGCGAGATGGAGTAA